In Armatimonadota bacterium, one DNA window encodes the following:
- a CDS encoding family 20 glycosylhydrolase produces the protein MQLRMWMLDIAREQSPTLDHLRRYLDLTREAGYNAIGLYFEHRFAYGSTPWSHGKGCVTPEMIRTLVAEYPDIQIVPFLNLLGHLEGMIYTEEGKRYRESLFEGMQACPSCPEFMELCHSIIDEAIALFSSPLIHIGGDETWQLGQCLKCKARLGDVGEAAGSAEPKKGASPELKAHIYGSHFGPLAERVAKAGRRPGVWGDMFLEHPEALECLPKNTLIFDWQYFKGVRETVPTFLDRGFEVVGCPALHTYDAAWMHLPQSEKNVREVIQDAIDMGLYGVCVTTWECGLFGSYDTLFPALQASGAMLRRADDGDARSEEQDSAFLRAYLQVSERHEEWARLMGVELNELGGVFVFDGWRSRLKSRLLMYSNPFLLWMRHGEELSGEIGSKALSILERAEAVAPGEAEKGVTLFVRGAVQFAQTAEKARTAYAAKKPGEALASLTICRGIFEDLERIAKKTHARIGGSLADIERCRNAKAHVETVMKRVKDYGDGSLGYLPAFEILAHPMFVPHDQACWWLVNCWGKE, from the coding sequence ATGCAACTGCGCATGTGGATGCTCGACATCGCCCGCGAGCAATCCCCGACCCTCGACCACCTTCGCCGGTACCTCGATCTCACCCGCGAAGCCGGCTATAACGCCATCGGGCTCTATTTCGAGCACCGTTTCGCCTATGGAAGCACCCCTTGGTCCCACGGAAAGGGCTGCGTCACTCCTGAGATGATCCGCACTCTGGTGGCTGAGTACCCGGACATCCAGATCGTTCCCTTTCTGAACTTGCTGGGGCACCTGGAGGGGATGATCTACACCGAAGAGGGGAAGCGCTACCGCGAGTCGCTGTTCGAGGGGATGCAGGCTTGCCCGTCGTGCCCGGAATTTATGGAGCTGTGCCATTCGATCATCGACGAGGCGATCGCGCTGTTCTCCTCACCCCTCATCCACATCGGCGGCGACGAGACGTGGCAGTTGGGGCAATGTCTGAAGTGCAAAGCGAGGCTCGGCGACGTGGGCGAGGCCGCTGGCAGCGCGGAGCCCAAGAAGGGCGCCTCGCCAGAGCTCAAAGCCCACATCTACGGATCGCATTTCGGCCCCCTCGCCGAGCGAGTGGCCAAGGCGGGACGCAGGCCCGGCGTGTGGGGAGACATGTTTCTCGAACACCCCGAGGCCCTGGAGTGCCTGCCCAAGAACACGCTGATCTTCGACTGGCAGTACTTCAAGGGTGTGCGCGAGACCGTGCCGACCTTTCTCGATCGCGGCTTTGAGGTTGTGGGCTGCCCAGCGCTGCACACCTACGACGCAGCGTGGATGCACCTGCCCCAGTCCGAAAAGAACGTTCGAGAGGTGATCCAGGATGCAATTGACATGGGCCTTTACGGGGTTTGCGTGACCACCTGGGAGTGCGGGCTGTTTGGGAGTTACGACACGCTGTTTCCGGCGCTGCAGGCCAGTGGCGCGATGCTTCGACGGGCAGACGATGGCGACGCGCGGTCAGAAGAGCAGGATTCGGCGTTCCTCCGGGCGTATCTCCAGGTTTCCGAGCGCCATGAAGAGTGGGCCAGGCTGATGGGAGTGGAGCTGAATGAGCTTGGCGGGGTCTTCGTCTTCGACGGCTGGCGGAGCCGCCTCAAGAGCCGGCTCTTGATGTACTCCAACCCGTTTCTGCTCTGGATGCGCCACGGCGAGGAACTGTCCGGTGAGATCGGGAGCAAGGCCCTTTCGATCCTTGAGCGAGCCGAAGCCGTCGCGCCCGGCGAGGCGGAGAAAGGGGTCACGCTGTTTGTGAGGGGCGCGGTCCAGTTCGCCCAGACTGCCGAGAAGGCGCGCACGGCGTACGCCGCCAAGAAGCCTGGCGAGGCTCTCGCGAGCCTGACCATCTGTCGCGGCATCTTTGAAGACTTGGAGCGGATTGCCAAGAAGACCCATGCGCGGATCGGCGGGTCGCTGGCCGACATAGAGCGGTGCCGCAACGCAAAAGCCCACGTGGAGACCGTGATGAAGCGCGTTAAAGACTATGGCGACGGCTCGCTCGGCTACCTTCCGGCGTTCGAGATCCTCGCGCACCCGATGTTCGTCCCCCACGACCAGGCCTGCTGGTGGCTGGTCAACTGCTGGGGGAAGGAGTAG
- the hemW gene encoding radical SAM family heme chaperone HemW: MERAEPIAVYVHTPFCPTKCGYCDFNSFAMKGAIHEQTVRAMVHEIDCSPLHGRPAKTIFFGGGTPTFLKASQLERLLKAVIEAHPPTESCEITSEANPGTVDIPKFAAMRAMGFNRISMGAQSFLDSDLERLGRVHRSTDIERAFQAAKEAGLDNVNLDLMFALPGQSRGAWRENLNRAISLGPDHLSLYCLTLEPNTPFYKEHLRGALVLPDDDVQVAMYEDALALSADAGFLQYEISNFAKLGYECRHNLAYWRYEEYAGYGPGAVGCFDCGLGAVQGDEGTGGPRGDGTEGLATGARSSGVRIRYTNLKHPARYSQIASALRKPFTDPPITGSSDVPSPMPPHPRSLRSRTLSYEGRGHPPPHSLPDAPSHPLTPVHSVHGPSPTRGEGVLPFISSSHHLFTPSTTHSLTDSPSPLWCEWEPLDAHKEKLERIMLGIRLNEGLPLASLSLSESEISNLRTQIGRLEARGWVEWAGEGVIRLTPDGRHFCSEVALTLA; this comes from the coding sequence ATGGAGCGGGCCGAACCGATTGCGGTGTACGTGCACACGCCGTTCTGCCCGACGAAGTGCGGCTACTGCGACTTCAATTCCTTCGCGATGAAAGGGGCCATCCACGAGCAGACGGTCAGGGCCATGGTTCATGAGATCGATTGCAGCCCCCTTCATGGCCGCCCGGCAAAGACCATTTTCTTCGGCGGCGGAACACCCACCTTCCTCAAGGCCAGCCAGCTAGAGCGGCTTCTGAAAGCGGTCATCGAAGCGCACCCTCCGACTGAATCCTGCGAAATCACCAGCGAGGCCAACCCGGGCACGGTGGACATCCCCAAGTTTGCGGCGATGCGCGCGATGGGTTTCAACCGAATCAGCATGGGCGCCCAGAGCTTCTTGGACTCGGACCTCGAACGGCTTGGAAGGGTTCACCGCTCCACGGATATCGAACGGGCGTTCCAGGCCGCGAAAGAGGCTGGGCTTGACAATGTGAACCTCGATCTTATGTTTGCGCTCCCCGGGCAGAGCAGAGGGGCCTGGCGGGAGAACCTGAACCGGGCCATCTCGCTAGGCCCGGATCACCTCAGCTTGTATTGCCTGACCCTCGAGCCGAACACCCCTTTCTACAAGGAGCACCTGCGCGGAGCGCTGGTGCTGCCGGACGACGACGTGCAGGTGGCGATGTATGAGGATGCCCTCGCGCTTTCGGCTGACGCCGGCTTCCTGCAGTACGAGATCAGCAACTTCGCCAAGCTCGGCTACGAGTGCCGCCACAATCTGGCCTATTGGCGCTATGAGGAATATGCCGGCTATGGCCCGGGGGCGGTGGGGTGTTTCGATTGCGGATTGGGAGCGGTACAAGGGGACGAAGGGACGGGTGGACCGAGGGGCGACGGGACAGAGGGACTGGCTACTGGGGCCCGTTCGTCAGGAGTCCGAATTCGCTATACCAACCTCAAGCACCCCGCACGTTACAGCCAGATCGCATCAGCGCTCCGAAAACCCTTCACCGACCCACCCATCACCGGCTCATCTGACGTGCCATCACCCATGCCCCCTCACCCCCGTTCGCTTCGCTCTCGGACCCTCTCCTACGAGGGGCGAGGGCATCCGCCTCCTCACTCCCTCCCCGACGCACCCTCCCATCCCCTCACCCCCGTTCACTCCGTTCACGGACCCTCTCCCACAAGGGGCGAGGGGGTTCTGCCCTTCATCTCATCATCTCATCATCTCTTCACCCCCTCTACGACTCATTCCCTCACCGACTCACCCTCTCCTCTCTGGTGCGAGTGGGAGCCCCTCGACGCTCATAAGGAGAAGCTTGAGCGCATCATGCTGGGCATTCGCCTGAACGAGGGATTGCCCCTCGCCTCACTGAGCCTCTCCGAATCTGAAATCTCAAACCTTAGAACTCAGATCGGAAGGCTCGAAGCGAGAGGCTGGGTCGAATGGGCCGGCGAGGGTGTGATCCGCCTCACTCCCGACGGGCGCCACTTCTGCTCCGAAGTGGCCCTTACGCTCGCGTAG